A single genomic interval of Juglans regia cultivar Chandler chromosome 1, Walnut 2.0, whole genome shotgun sequence harbors:
- the LOC109001786 gene encoding F-box protein At3g07870-like, with product MDSDLELIEVERKRSNPEGDQQPSSQLQSLPRHLVLCILSRLPVSSLVRLKSVCRGWRMLAQDPDLVNMHSTCIDAENNPCLIFHSDCTTRERLYFVDFPACSHGEEKVIKRFRVPSRKALRKFDVLGSSNGLLCLSASLHQNDAALYVCNPFIRNYVRLPNYPTQYPNQEVIFGFGFHPTTKEYKVIKLVYYRRDGTFYQYRPDASAYITDSEVQIFTLGSSNWRSLGKARDRYFSNQSLSQALVNGRLHWVTLPDLQRMEIISFDLADEQFREVPSTTLKGTLYNLVVLGGYLSAAVCLNSGTLEIWVMREYDVESSWIKKLNIRAHMPKGLEEDLTSQIFNNSRIRRHGGIWRHMSAWSWPRVLCLLKTGEILMEYKSGVLVSYDPKSGEFKDLMFQGIPKWYRTIVHAGSLNWID from the coding sequence ATGGACTCAGACTTGGAGTTGATAGAGGTAGAAAGAAAGAGGAGCAACCCAGAAGGAGATCAACAACCCTCAAGCCAACTTCAAAGTCTCCCACGCCACCTCGTCCTTTGCATACTTTCAAGGCTTCCCGTATCATCTTTGGTTCGGCTCAAGTCCGTATGCAGAGGTTGGCGCATGTTGGCACAAGATCCCGATCTTGTTAATATGCATAGCACATGCATAGATGCAGAGAACAATCCATGCCTCATATTCCACAGTGATTGTACCACTAGAGAACGGCTTTACTTTGTAGACTTTCCTGCTTGCAGCCATGGGGAGGAGAAGGTTATAAAAAGGTTCCGAGTGCCTTCCCGGAAGGCACTGCGTAAGTTTGATGTTCTAGGCTCATCTAATGGTTTGTTATGCTTATCTGCTTCATTACATCAGAATGATGCAGCACTCTACGTATGCAATCCTTTTATCAGGAACTACGTACGTTTGCCAAACTACCCTACGCAGTATCCAAATCAAGAGGTGATTTTTGGATTCGGGTTTCATCCCACAACCAAGGAATACAAGGTGATTAAGTTAGTGTACTACAGGAGAGATGGTACATTCTACCAATATCGACCCGATGCATCAGCATATATTACGGATTCAGAGGTTCAAATTTTCACTTTGGGTAGCTCCAACTGGAGAAGTTTGGGAAAGGCAAGGGACCGCTATTTTTCTAATCAGTCGTTATCACAGGCGTTGGTTAATGGAAGACTGCATTGGGTCACTCTGCCAGATCTCCAAAGGATGGAGATCATCTCGTTTGACTTGGCAGATGAGCAATTCCGGGAGGTCCCAAGTACAACTTTGAAGGGTACTCTTTATAACCTGGTGGTTCTAGGAGGATATCTTTCTGCTGCAGTTTGTTTGAACTCTGGCACATTGGAGATATGGGTAATGAGAGAGTATGATGTGGAGTCGTCTTGGATTAAGAAATTAAACATAAGAGCCCACATGCCTAAGGGACTTGAGGAAGACTTAACAAGTCAAATCTTCAATAATTCAAGAATACGTCGGCATGGAGGGATCTGGAGGCATATGTCGGCATGGAGCTGGCCCCGAGTTTTATGCCTTCTGAAGACTGGCGAGATCTTAATGGAATATAAAAGTGGAGTTCTGGTATCTTATGACCCAAAAAGTGGAGAGTTTAAAGACCTAATGTTTCAGGGAATACCAAAGTGGTATCGGACAATTGTGCATGCGGGCAGCCTTAATTGGATTGATTGA